The following proteins are co-located in the Malassezia restricta chromosome II, complete sequence genome:
- a CDS encoding LYR motif containing 7 — MTTTAPAFTSAQRQRAAALYRSLIRTTRELFQGDQRALLAAHQETRNRFLAAKNERDAAKIDENLDMGEQVNYLLKHNVVQGVSEPESGSTYKLRFTEHTELGSNDTIKHTRPAPTLSEIERTKGKRGTSVRAFSTGRRVLAAAGDDSGSIPRPVPRFPGIVILSDGSAVRMTTTSPRHITRTTRDFTNHPLWNPMSGGRGEGDVDDDMGRLGWFRRRFADAGAGEAQKPSVTFDESDLSWMSGGREARPGAAIQTRKGKGKGKK; from the coding sequence atgacgacgacggcgcccgCTTTCACGAgcgcacagcgccagcgtgctGCAGCATTGTATCGTTCTTTGATTAGAACGACGCGCGAACTGTTCCAAGGTGACCAGCGCGCACTCCTAGCTGCACATCAAGAGACACGAAACCGGTTCCTCGCTGCGAAGAACGAGCGTGATGCCGCCAAGATCGACGAAAACCTAGATATGGGCGAGCAAGTCAATTACTTACTGAAGCACAATGTGGTTCAAGGGGTCTCGGAGCCAGAGTCTGGCTCTACCTACAAACTGCGATTCACAGAGCACACAGAGCTCGGTTCGAATGATACCATCAAGCATACTCGACCAGCACCGACACTCTCTGAGATTGAGCGCACCAAAGGCAAACGCGGTACATCTGTACGGGCATTCTCTACAGGAAGGCGAGTGCTTGCCGCAGCCGGAGATGACTCGGGTTCTATTCCGCGTCCAGTGCCGCGGTTCCCAGGTATTGTCATCTTGTCGGATGGTTCTGCGGTGCGCATGACCACCACGTCGCCTCGTCATATAACACGCACTACGCGTGATTTCACGAACCATCCGCTCTGGAATCCCATGTCCGGTGGACGAGGCGAAGGcgatgtggacgacgaTATGGGCCGTCTCGGATGGTTCCGTCGTCGTTTTGCAGACGCTGGCGCAGGAGAGGCACAGAAGCCGTCCGTGACATTCGACGAGAGCGATCTCAGCTGGATGAGTGGTGgtcgcgaggcacgccCCGGCGCTGCGATCCAGACCAGGAAAGGGAAAGGGAAAGGGAAAAAGTAG
- a CDS encoding glycylpeptide N-tetradecanoyltransferase, which produces MAGDKAPDSSSGQNADASPSIKNLARLLSMLQSGAEDAPPAPHEHKFWKTQPVKQPGDKSELPMGAIEPNKPPESVRSEPYALPSDFEFVTVNMDRDEELKEVYDLLTHHYVEDGEATMRFKYTPDFLRWVLHHPNYNKAWHVGVRVKSSQKLVAFIAGIPQELRVRDTAFHVTEINFLCVHKRLRTKRMAPVLIKEITRRCNQSGIFQAIYTAGQVLPTPISCARYYHRTLRARKLVEIGFSSVPRGMTMEEHEARFALPSTTSVPGLREMQASDVPAVGRLLRRYMARFDMAPRFSDAEVRHMFVRAAPTTPAAQPVIWAYVVEAPNGSITDFFSFYNLPSSVLGNEKHDTLAAAYLFYYASDAAFDNEATPSTSDEASPYDIARREKPAWQCSDQSHLTAREAADEAHVQPWYTESLDCKKRLKARLCALMDDMLILARDQGFDVVNCLTGMDNALFTQELKFGPGDGFLRFYLFNWRVAPIAGGMGTRKDEEGLDPAAVDESAAVARPLPPTTYGSGNGIVMV; this is translated from the coding sequence ATGGCAGGAGACAAGGCACCAGACTCATCGTCTGGGCAAAATGCAGATGCGAGTCCCAGCATAAAAAATCTTGCGCGTCTTTTGTCGATGCTGCAGTCGGGAGCAGAGGATGCCCCTCCGGCGCCTCACGAGCACAAGTTTTGGAAGACGCAGCCAGTGAAGCAGCCGGGCGACAAGTCTGAGCTGCCGATGGGTGCCATCGAGCCGAACAAGCCACCTGAAAGCGTACGCTCGGAGCCTTATGCGCTGCCGAGTGATTTTGAATTCGTCACTGTGAATATGGATCGAGACGAAGAGCTCAAGGAGGTGTATGATCTGCTGACACACCACTATGTTGAGGACGGTGAGGCGACCATGCGGTTCAAGTATACACCTGACTTTTTGCGGTGGGTCTTGCATCATCCCAACTACAACAAGGCATGGCATGTTGGCGTGCGCGTCAAGTCATCCCAAAAACTCGTGGCATTCATCGCTGGTATTCCTCAGGAATTGCGCGTACGTGACACAGCCTTTCACGTCACAGAGATCAACTTTTTGTGCGTGCACAAGCGGCTTCGTAccaagcgcatggcgccggTGCTGATCAAGGAAATCACGCGCCGTTGCAATCAAAGCGGCATTTTCCAAGCGATTTACACGGCCGGTCAAGTGTTGCCGACGCCGATTTCGTGTGCTCGGTACTACCACCGCACGCTGCGGGCCCGCAAGCTTGTCGAGATCGGCTTTAGCTCCGTCCCGAGAGGAATGACTATGGAGGAGCACGAGGCCCGCTTTGCTTTGCCGAGCACAACGAGTGTGCCGGGTCTGCGAGAGATGCAAGCGTCGGATGTGCCGGCTGTTGGTCGGCTGCTACGGCGGTATATGGCTCGCTTCGATATGGCTCCTCGCTTCTCCGATGCCGAGGTGCGCCACATGTTTGTGCGTGCAGCACCGACGACGCCAGCTGCACAGCCGGTGATCTGGGCGTACGTGGTTGAGGCGCCCAATGGAAGTATCACCGACTTTTTCTCCTTCTACAATCTCCCATCATCGGTCTTGGGTAACGAGAAGCATGACACTTTAGCAGCGGCGTATCTGTTCTACTATGCGAGCGATGCTGCCTTTGACAACGAAGCGACGCCGTCCACAagcgacgaggcgtcgcCGTACGATATCGCACGAAGAGAGAAGCCCGCGTGGCAGTGCAGCGACCAGAGTCATCTCACAGCGAGGGAGGCAGCagacgaggcgcacgtccagcCTTGGTACACTGAGTCACTCGACTGCAAAAAGCGACTCAAGGCACGGCTGTGTGCGCTGAtggacgacatgctcatTCTCGCTCGCGACCAAGGCTTTGATGTGGTCAACTGCCTAACAGGGATGGACAATGCGCTGTTTACGCAGGAGCTCAAGTTTGGTCCAGGTGATGGGTTCTTGCGCTTTTATCTATTTAActggcgcgtggcgccgATTGCTGGTGGTATGGGTACTCGTAAAGACGAAGAGGGTCTGGACCCAGCGGCCGTGGACGAatcggcggcggtggctcGACCCCTCCCGCCAACGACGTATGGCTCAGGGAATGGCATAGTGATGGTATAA
- a CDS encoding pre-mRNA-splicing factor RBM22/SLT11 codes for MSYGFLNKQGAASAGSSSADTPIVCETCLGPNPYVRMSKHHLGKECKVCGRPCTVFRWNPGSGMRFKTTEICTTCAKIRHVCQSCILDLDYHLPTQVRDAALGTSVKIPMSDINRQYFVNRMDALLDGASPEATKELVGPSRAGHEVLKKLARPEPDYQQLRPVVCSFYARGNCARGQACPYKHENASSLTPAPPSVPHHAPGHVDMPVLKKAAGAKALTAPPDERIRTLFFAGLPHNINQDELHTLLTTTMPALNKQKALASIQLVTSSHCAFVHFNTRRDAENMATLLANKVILQDHPIRVAWGRRPPPSDT; via the coding sequence ATGTCGTACGGCTTTCTAAACAAGCAGGGAGCCGCCAGTGCCGGCTCGTCGTCAGCAGACACACCTATTGTATGTGAAACGTGTCTTGGTCCCAATCCGTACGTGCGAATGTCCAAACACCATCTAGGGAAAGAATGCAAAGTGTGTggcaggccatgcaccgTCTTTCGGTGGAATCCCGGTAGTGGTATGCGTTTCAAGACCACAGAAATTTGCACCACATGTGCCAAGATTCGTCATGTGTGCCAATCATGCATTCTCGATCTGGACTACCATTTGCCGACGCAGGTGCGCGATGCTGCCCTTGGGACGTCGGTCAAGATACCCATGTCTGACATCAACCGCCAGTATTTTGTAAATCGTATGGATGCATTGCTGGACGGTGCATCACCTGAAGCTACAAAAGAGCTTGTGGGACCATCGCGGGCAGGTCATGAGGTCCTGAAGAAGCTCGCACGTCCCGAACCTGATTACCAGCAATTGCGACCGGTCGTGTGCTCTTTTTATGCGCGTGGTAACTGTGCTCGGGGCCAAGCATGTCCCTATAAGCACGAGAATGCCTCGTCCCTGACACCTGCTCCACCATCTGTGCCTCATCACGCGCCAGGGCACGTCGATATGCCTGTCCTGAAAAAGGCTGCTGGTGCCAAGGCTTTGACAGCGCCTCCGGATGAGCGCATTCGCACCCTTTTTTTCGCAGGCTTGCCACATAATATAAACCAGGATGAACTACATACTCTGCTGACTACAACTATGCCCGCCCTCAACAAGCAAAAGGCACTCGCAAGCATCCAACTCGTCACATCGTCACACTGTGCTTTTGTTCACTTCAACACGCGACGGGATGCGGAAAATATGGCGACGCTACTCGCCAACAAAGTCATTCTGCAGGATCATCCCATTCGGGTAGCTTGGGGCCGGCGGCCTCCGCCGTCAGATACATAG